A single genomic interval of Aphidius gifuensis isolate YNYX2018 linkage group LG6, ASM1490517v1, whole genome shotgun sequence harbors:
- the LOC122858861 gene encoding GRB10-interacting GYF protein 2-like, whose translation MTDSIKFGPEWLRNLSGDSCNSGGGGGGGGGGTANLITPRYQLAEHRYGREEMLGIFDRSCKPPETLISLQTLYVEKTQLPLAMLPMTEDETRAWSIGVGSSVIRGRGGSVDRGGRGRTGRGGTYTSHYSRGVGFDDSGEGPRLESQPYTSRNRGFDRSQSERGWTDRNGVTDQGDWNGISTSPRKEVSRGTSGSSLMESNWRRQRGGIGGGGGGGGSGGGVGNINNSLDDDEGWRAAGNRSANEKWSRGSWRDASGNERDRLDRSDGDIDENRPPGRWDRPTHRQSHDPAIHHHTSSTGPPRTSRTWDSNHHDNLPEWATENPSESGGSFDASGAFHGGMFSDEDEEGGGRGNTSNEMRIRRVSEGNNNNNGNHKIGKVIYQSPVGNNRQQNLSTTTKERPKSLHPFDDKEPSIITSPDRPSISPTKQITKQQITSTNNNNLIKDNDNTHSTAQNSNEPPKIQGPQRSKSFIDPPTKTLKQNNDVRSKQNDQSSCTTSSTISSSTTTPTPTPTTTSTTTATPTAASTSRLLAMNHKAHVLQQLKDVDTVQKQNDDDDERMKEEANMLVAKLMADEENHKEERLMHAQSVVNPVPPTQIVNSNVQEKWFYRDPQGELQGPFLANEMAEWCKAGYFTSSLQIRRECDDRFSTLGDLVKIFGRVPFTPGPTIPPLKIVETIIPTIPIPVPIPNPTTTTNISNNALPKPPPIDDPIALFQYSQLRLYHDQMIMQQVKNSAIAKLSQHEQWNNLNQVEKNHLIMQYVMQNPEIREMTANTNQYVPIIQPPQQQQQQQPLPLPTNPIMQLFSQIQSGKTTNDNHLSQNTVPHIAPIHPVGNAIDPIQQLMQQMQQRGIPGPSQPNVIPQPQPQPQPHLQQNDDPIKSLLRQLHGDAAINGHQQIDSIWPHPTQQINPQFDGSSLLAQMRPLPSAAPPGQMPNMLWDLHTKGMKTEQQILEEQQQQQQLLRQQQEDRTKEEQRKQEELLRKAKDESLKRQNEEEQKQQQQLQQKQQQHVRQLEELKRKEEQKKIKEEEKLRKEEEKRRIEEKIRKDEERKREEKRKIDEDNNRKKQEEEKKRRDELKKQEEKLKKEEEKKRKLEEEQKKIEEERLKKEEENRKKIEQEENAKKAEQRRREVDALKKLQEKSKAPWAPQATSVVSQSAASLTEIQRLEREMKAEEQRYQQMLQQQLNQQKAAQAAKEAAAAAIDSSKKSQFKWAAKVSSNTKPQVKSLDQIQQEEQERIAKSKQQEKEKAEKSNIKENTVVMQSVGIWGAASQSLNWTSSSSTAAAAATTTTTILSSSSSSSLSSSNTVDNTKNTNVNKGAWAGSGFWDEPTPNKIASSIIKQVPVKTQVVAKSSNSTLQNQNLNNNNNNNNNNNNNNNNNNNNSSNNNNKIVKTKTKKEDEIVKKIYDNNTNSKDEFGQWCYRTLCGLQSTVDIPTFVGFIKEIESAYEVKEYVKMYLGESKQTTEFVKQFLEKRSKLRSAQRPQAEADDLCKPAPAVNPNAPTEFQEVKGKSKKPKKGKMFKVDNTILGFSVTAATDRINVGDRDYGEGV comes from the exons ATGACGGATTCTATTAAGTTTGGTCCAGAGTg gtTGCGCAATCTGTCTGGAGACAGTTGTAATtctggaggtggtggtggtggtggtggtggtgggaCAGCAAACCTAATCACCCCACGATATCAATTAGCAGAGCATAGATATGGTCGTGAAGAGATGCTTGGTATTTTTGATCGTTCTTGTAAACCACCTGAGACACTCATATCACTACAAACTCTTTATGTCGAAAAAACTCAACTACCACTGGCAATGCTACCAATGACAGAAGATGAAACc aGAGCTTGGAGTATTGGTGTAGGAAGTAGTGTTATACGTGGACGTGGTGGAAGTGTTGATCGTGGTGGACGTGGTAGAACTGGAAGAGGTGGAACTTATACATCTCATTATTCACGTGGTGTTGGTTTTGATGATTCGGGTGAAGGACCAAGACTTGAATCACAACCATATACATCAAGAAATCGTGGATTTGATAGATCACAAAGTGAACGTGGTTGGACAGATAGAAATGGTGTTACTGATCAAGGTGATTGGAATGGTATATCAACAAGTCCAAGAAAAGAAGTTAGTAGAGGCACAAGTGGAAGTTCATTGATGGAAAGTAATTGGAGACGACAAAGAGGCGGTATTGGAGGTGGAGGAGGAGGTGGTGgaagtggtggtggtgttggtaatattaataatagtcttgatgatgatgaaggttGGCGTGCTGCTGGTAATCGTAGTGCAAATGAAAAATGGTCACGTGGAAGTTGGCGAGATGCTAGTGGTAATGAAAGAGATAGGCTAGATCGTTCTGATggtgatattgatgaaaatcgTCCACCAGGAAGATGGGATAGACCAACTCACAGACAATCTCATGATCCTGCTATTCATCATCATACATCATCAACTGGACCACCACGTACATCACGTACATGGGATTCAAATCATCATGATAATCTTCCTGAATGGGCTACAGAAAATCCAAGTGAAAGTGGTGGTAGTTTTGATGCATCTGGAGCATTTCATGGTGGTATGTTTtctgatgaagatgaagaaggtGGTGGTAGAGGTAATACATCAAATGAAATGCGAATAAGACGTGTATCTGagggtaataataataataatggtaatcaTAAAATTGGTAAAGTTATTTATCAATCACCAGTTGGTAATAATCgtcaacaaaatttatcaacaacaacaaaagaaaGACCGAAATCATTGCATCcttttgatgataaagaaCCAAGTATTATAACATCACCAGACAGACCAAGTATTTCACCaacaaaacaaattacaaaacaacaaataacatcaacaaataataataatttaataaaagataatgataatacaCATAGTACAGctcaaaattcaaatgaacCACCTAAAATACAAGGTCCACAAAGatcaaaatcatttattgatCCACcaacaaaaacattaaaacaaaataatgatgttaGATCAAAACAAAATGATCAATCATCATGTACAACTTCTTCAACAATTTCTtcttcaacaacaacaccaacaccaacgccaacaacaacatcaacaacaacagcaacaccaACAGCAGCATCAACATCTCGATTATTAGCTATGAATCACAAAGCTCATGtattacaacaattaaaagaTGTAGATACtgttcaaaaacaaaatgatgatgatgatgaaagaaTGAAAGAAGAAGCAAATATGTTGGTTGCTAAATTAATGGCTGATGAAGAAAATCATAAAGAAGAACGATTAATGCATGCACAATCAGTTGTTAATCCAGTACCACCAACACAAATTGTTAATTCAAATGTACAAGAAAAATGGTTTTATCGAGATCCACAAGGTGAATTACAAGGACCATTTCTTGCAAATGAAATGGCTGAATGGTGTAAAGCTGGTTATTTTACATCAAGTTTACAAATACGTAGAGAATGTGATGATAGATTTTCAACACTTGGTGatcttgttaaaatatttggaCGTGTACCATTTACACCTGGTCCAACAATACCACcattaaaaattgtagaaaCAATTATTCCAACAATACCAATTCCAGTTCCAATTCCAaatccaacaacaacaacaaatatatcaaataatgcCTTACCTAAACCTCCACCAATTGATGATCCAATTGCACTATTTCAGTATTCACAGTTACGATTATATCATGATCAAATGATAATGCAACAAGTTAAAAATTCAGCAATTGCAAAATTATCACAGCATGAACAGtggaataatttaaatcaagttgaaaaaaatcatttaataatgcaATATGTTATGCAAAATCCTGAAATACGTGAAATGACTGCAAATACAAATCAATATGTACCAATAATACAaccaccacaacaacaacaacaacaacaaccattACCATTACCAACAAATCCAATTATGCAATTATTTAGTCAAATTCAAAGTGgtaaaacaacaaatgataatcATTTATCTCAAAATACAGTACCACATATTGCTCCAATTCATCCAGTTGGTAATGCGATTGATCCAATTCAACAGTTAATGCAACAAATGCAACAACGTGGTATACCTGGACCATCACAACCAAATGTTATTCCTCAGCCTCAGCCTCAACCACAGCCTCACCTACAACAAAATGATGATCCAATTAAATCATTACTTAGACAACTACATGGTGATGCTGCTATTAATGGACATCAACAAATTGATTCAATTTGGCCACATCCAACACAACAAATTAATCCACAATTTGATGGTAGTAGTTTACTTGCACAAATGAGACCATTACCTTCAGCAGCACCACCTGGTCAAATGCCTAATATGTTGTGGGATTTACATACCAAAGGTATGAAAACTGAACAACAAATATTAGAagaacagcaacagcaacaacaactcTTGAGACAACAACAAGAAGATAGAACAAAAGAAGAACAACGTAAACAAGAAGAATTATTACGTAAAGCTAAAGATGAATCATTGAAACGTCAAAATGAAGAAGAACagaaacaacaacagcaactacaacaaaaacaacaacaacatgtaCGTCAGCTTGAAGAATTAAAACGTAaagaagaacaaaaaaaaataaaagaagaagaaaaattacgtaaagaagaagaaaaacgtagaattgaagaaaaaatacgtaaagatgaagaaagaaaacgtgaagaaaaacgtaaaattgatgaagataataatcgtaaaaaacaagaagaagaaaaaaaacgtcgtgatgaattaaaaaaacaagaagaaaaactaaaaaaagaagaagaaaaaaaaagaaaattagaagaagaacaaaaaaaaattgaagaagaaagattaaaaaaagaagaagaaaatagaaaaaaaattgaacaagaagaaaatgcaaaaaaagcTGAACAACGTAGACGTGAAGTtgatgcattaaaaaaattacaagaaaaaagtAAAGCACCATGGGCACCACAAGCAACATCAGTTGTATCACAATCAGCAGCATCATTAACTGAAATTCAAAGACTTGAACGTGAAATGAAAGCTGAAGAACAACGTTATCAACAAATGttacaacaacaattgaatCAACAAAAAGCAGCACAAGCAGCTAAAgaagcagcagcagcagcaattgattcatcaaaaaaatcacaatttaaATGGGCAGCAAAAGTATCATCAAATACAAAACCACAAGTTAAATCACTTGATCAAATACAACAAGAAGAACAAGAAAGAATTGCTAAATcaaaacaacaagaaaaagaaaaagctgaaaaatcaaatatcaaagaaaatacTGTTGTTATGCAAAGTGTTGGTATTTGGGGTGCAGCAAGTCAATCATTAAATTggacatcatcatcatcaacagcagcagcagcagcaacaacaacaacaacaatattatcttcatcatcatcatcatcattatcatcatcaaatactgttgataatactaaaaatacaaatgttaatAAAGGTGCATGGGCTGGTAGTGGTTTTTGGGATGAACCAACACCAAATAAAATTGCTAgttcaattattaaacaagTACCAGTTAAAACTCAAGTTGTTGCTAAATCATCAAATTCCACATTACAAAAtcagaatttaaataataataataataataataataacaataataataacaataataacaacaacaataacagtagtaataataataataaaattgttaaaactAAGACAAAAAAAGAGGATgagattgttaaaaaaatatatgataataatactaatagtAAAGATGAATTTGGTCAATGGTGTTATCGTACTTTGTGTGGACTCCAATCAACTGTTGACA ttCCTACATTTGTTGGATTTATTAAAGAAATTGAATCAGCATATGAAGTCaaagaatatgtaaaaatgTATCTTGGTGAAAGTAAACAAACAACAGAAtttgttaaacaatttttagaaaaaagaaGTAAATTAAGATCAGCACAACGTCCACAAGCTGAAGCTGATGATCTTTGTAAACCAGCACCAGCTGTCAATCCAAATGCACCAACAGAATTCCAAGAAGTTAAa GGTAAATCAAAGAAAccaaaaaaaggaaaaatgtTTAAAGTTGATAATACTATTTTGGGATTCAGTGTAACAGCAGCAACTGATAGAATCAATGTTGGTGATCGTGATTATGGCGAGggtgtttaa
- the LOC122858875 gene encoding protein Dr1 — MASTAIPPEDDELTLPRASINKMIKELLPNTRVANESRELIMNCCTEFIHLLASEANDICNLRQKKTINAEHVVSALDKLGFEDYAKEAEEVLRDCKAVAAKRRRQSTRLENLGIPEEELLRQQQELFAKAREEQAVAEQQQWQQLQQLQQMQQASMQQADSEQEDY; from the coding sequence atggcgtCAACAGCAATACCACCAGAAGATGACGAGCTAACACTTCCACGTGCATCAatcaacaaaatgataaaagaatTACTTCCAAATACAAGAGTTGCAAATGAATCACGTGAATTGATAATGAATTGTTGTActgaatttattcatttattggcATCAGAAGCAAATGACATATGTAATctacgacaaaaaaaaacaattaatgctGAACATGTTGTATCAGCATTAGATAAATTGGGCTTTGAAGATTATGCCAAAGAAGCTGAAGAAGTATTACGTGATTGTAAAGCTGTTGCTGCTAAAAGAAGACGTCAAAGTACACGTTTAGAAAATTTAGGTATTCCTGAAGAAGAATTACTACGTCAACAACAAGAATTATTTGCAAAAGCAAGAGAAGAACAAGCTGTTGctgaacaacaacaatggcAACAGTTACAACAACTTCAACAAATGCAACAGGCATCAATGCAACAAGCCGACAGTGAACAGGAGGattactaa
- the LOC122858873 gene encoding protein SMG9 encodes MTTRKIAKDYEPKENNRPTFILKTREGENRAVSPSQKNGGKKDHPENHPQGVVQNKAPEPRPLTMCQEMNNCIKFMDENLQLCDNPVDYLYDQQDFLVVGIVGGQGVGKSTILSLLTSNYAKNIFPVHGLSHHETGTHCTNGVDFYVTKNRVIYLDTQPILSCSVFDATTASFEQKKSPTDFTNSESHNLEIQSLEFTAFLYSVCHIIIFVQDWFVDPNLVRFLQTAEMLKPSSTTNLDQDYVEYYPHMLFLHNKAELSDFMPNTLETMKEFYSKVFATSKLQTHSGLDMSVTSKDGQLNLFLIPFITNKDEPTIHENEKELIEKLRRKIHGITRNPMTPAILTEKNWYHYVSKVLEAIKKSHLSLEYGRLMP; translated from the exons atgactACTCGAAAAATTGCAAAAGATTATGAACCTAAAGAAAATAATCGTCcaacatttatattaaaaacaagagAAGGTGAAAATCGTGCAGTATCACCAAGTCAAAAAAATGGAGGAAAAAAAGATCATCCAGAAAATCATCCACAAGGAGTTGTACAAAATAAAGCACCAGAACCTCGTCCATTAACAATGTGTCAAGAAATgaataattgtattaaatttatggatgaaaatttacaattatgtGATAATccagttgattatttatatgatcAACAAGATTTTTTAGTTGTTGGTATTGTTGGTGGACAAGGTGTTggaaaatcaacaatattatcacTTTTAACATCAAATTATGC aaaaaatatatttcctgtTCATGGTTTGAGTCATCATGAGACTGGAACACATTGTACAAATGGAGTTGATTTTTATGTTACTAAAAATagagttatttatttagacaCACAACCAATATTATCATGTTCTGTTTTTGATGCAACAACAGCAtcatttgaacaaaaaaaaagtccaacTGATTTTACAAATTCAGAATCACATAATTTAGAAATTCAATCATTAGAATTTACAGCATTTTTATATTCGGtttgtcatattattatttttgtacaaGATTGGTTTGTTGATCCAAATTTAGTCag aTTTCTTCAAACAGCTGAAATGCTCAAgccatcatcaacaacaaatttagATCAAGATTACGTTGAATATTATCCTCATATGTTATTTTTACACAACAAAGCTGAATTGAGTGATTTTATGCCAAATACATTGGAAACAATGAAAGAATTTTATAGTAAAGTATTTGCAACGTCAAAGTTACAAACTCACAGTGGTTTAGACATGAGTGTAACATCAAAAGACGGCCAATTGAATCTTTTTTTGATACCATTTATAACAAACAAAg atGAACCAACAATCCacgaaaatgaaaaagaattaattgaaaaattaagaagAAAAATTCATGGTATAACAAGAAATCCAATGACACCAGCAATacttacagaaaaaaattg GTATCATTATGTTTCCAAAGTACTTGAAGccataaaaaaaagtcatctTTCTCTGGAATATGGAAGATTAATGccttaa
- the LOC122858879 gene encoding EKC/KEOPS complex subunit LAGE3, which yields MNNLDVKISVPFPSSREADIAYQVLKVDAEPKRSGVKKIISVDNNILKVNFIGTEARKVRVGLTSFFDNLTLVSETMKEFGPPESSYSYY from the exons ATGAATAATCTTGATGT aaaaatatctgTACCATTTCCATCATCTAGAGAGGCTGATATTGCTTATCAGGTGTTAAAAGTTGACGCTGAACCAAAAAGAAGtggagttaaaaaaattatatctgttgacaataatattttgaaggT aaaCTTTATTGGTACTGAGGCGAGAAAAGTACGTGTTGGCTTAACATCatttttcgataatttaaCACTTGTTTCTGAGACAATGAAAGAATTTGGACCACCAGAATCATCATACAGCTATTACTAa
- the LOC122858877 gene encoding transcription initiation factor TFIID subunit 10-like, with translation MASDNPGRDTPSSNDEPKNAGQPLTDFLVQLEDYTPTVPDAISEHYLHTAGFNTTDPRIVRLVSLAAQKFISEIANDALQHCKNRGANLNTKSKAKDRKFTLTMEDLTPAVAEYGIVVKKPHYFV, from the exons ATGGCGTCTGATAATCCTGGAAGAGATACTCCATCATCAAATGATGAGCCAAAAAATGCTGGACAACCACTTACTGATTTTCTTGTTCAGTTAGAAGATTATACACCAACA gtACCAGATGCAATAAGTGAACACTATCTTCATACAGCTGGTTTTAATACAACTGATCCTCGAAT agtACGATTAGTGTCATTAGCAGCTCAAAAATTCATATCAGAAATTGCAAATGATGCTCTTCAGCATTGTAAAAATAGAGGAGCTAATCTTAATACAAAATCAAAAGCTAAAGATCGTAAATTTACTCTAACAATGGAAGATCTTACTCCAGCTGTTGCTGAATATGGCATTGTCGTTAAAAAACCACATtactttgtttaa
- the LOC122858880 gene encoding transcription elongation factor 1 homolog: MGRRKSKRKPPPKRKAIEPLDTQFNCPFCNHEKSCEVKMDKPKNAAKISCRVCLEDFQTTINLLSEPLDVYNDWIDACETAN, translated from the exons ATGGGACGAAGAAAGAGTAAAAGAAAGCCACCTCCAAAAAGAAAAGCAATTGAACCCTTGGATACACAATTTAATTGTCCATTTTGTAATCATGAAAAATCATGCGAGGTTAAAAT gGATAAACCAAAAAATGCTGCAAAAATAAGTTGTCGTGTTTGTTTAGAAGATTTTCAAacgacaattaatttattatcagaaCCACTTGATGTTTATAATGACTGGATTGATGCCTGTGAAACGGCAAATTAA
- the LOC122858876 gene encoding phosphatidylinositol N-acetylglucosaminyltransferase subunit P, translating into MSEHTPAPYRPRSVYGYALYIGSNMMFFIYLVWAVIPEDILHEKFGLTYWPLKYWAVAIPIWALTATAIFTFIIYPAINMLMTPDIDDIKTIKDQYSLVQCEYIPGGIPPVSDIPITDVCRKLYLKPVNKT; encoded by the coding sequence atgtcAGAGCATACACCAGCACCTTATCGACCTCGTTCAGTCTATGGTTATGCCTTGTATATTGGATCCAAtatgatgttttttatttatctcgtTTGGGCAGTTATACCAGAAGatattttacatgaaaaatttggTTTAACATATTGGCCTTTAAAATATTGGGCTGTTGCAATACCAATTTGGGCATTAACAGCAACAgcaatatttacatttattatttatccagCAATAAATATGCTCATGACACCTGACATTGATGATATAAAAACCATCAAAGATCAATATTCACTTGTTCAATGTGAATATATTCCAGGTGGTATTCCACCAGTTTCTGATATTCCAATTACTGATGTTtgtagaaaattatatttaaaacctgttaataaaacttga